A single window of Kitasatospora sp. HUAS MG31 DNA harbors:
- a CDS encoding aminoglycoside 3'-phosphotransferase: MNLAQEPRDPVPVPPFVTEFAAGRPVRAVWRNGFGGLTFQVGETDGRQFVKWTPAGNGVDLTAEVVRLRWAARHTAVPIVLERGADRAGSWFVTDGLPGRSAVDEHWRRDPATAVRAVGAGLRALHDRLPVEDCPFDWSAAGRLAAVRSRAAAGRIDPAGWNEDFRHLASVEEALALLADTPPVDRLVVCHGDACAPNTLIGEDGRFSAHVDLGALGLADRWADLAIATWSTRWNYGPGWEEPLLAAYGIAPDPERIAYYRLLWELSD, translated from the coding sequence GTGAACCTCGCCCAGGAACCTCGGGACCCCGTCCCGGTACCGCCGTTCGTCACCGAGTTCGCCGCCGGCCGGCCGGTGCGGGCGGTGTGGCGGAACGGGTTCGGCGGACTGACCTTCCAGGTCGGCGAGACGGACGGCCGCCAGTTCGTGAAGTGGACGCCGGCCGGCAACGGCGTCGACCTCACCGCCGAGGTGGTACGCCTGCGCTGGGCCGCCCGGCACACCGCGGTGCCGATCGTCCTGGAGCGGGGCGCGGACCGGGCCGGGTCCTGGTTCGTCACCGACGGGCTGCCCGGCCGCAGCGCGGTGGACGAGCACTGGCGGCGCGACCCCGCCACCGCCGTCCGCGCCGTGGGCGCCGGGCTGCGCGCGCTGCACGACCGACTCCCGGTCGAGGACTGCCCGTTCGACTGGTCGGCCGCGGGCCGGCTGGCCGCGGTCCGGTCCCGGGCGGCGGCCGGCCGGATCGACCCGGCCGGCTGGAACGAGGACTTCCGGCACCTCGCCTCGGTGGAGGAGGCCCTCGCCCTGCTCGCCGACACCCCGCCCGTGGACCGGCTGGTGGTCTGCCACGGCGACGCCTGCGCCCCCAACACCCTGATCGGCGAGGACGGCCGCTTCAGCGCCCACGTGGACCTCGGCGCCCTCGGCCTCGCCGACCGCTGGGCCGACCTCGCCATCGCCACCTGGAGCACCCGGTGGAACTACGGCCCGGGCTGGGAGGAACCCCTCCTCGCCGCGTACGGCATCGCCCCCGACCCCGAACGGATCGCCTACTACCGCCTGTTGTGGGAGCTCTCGGACTGA
- a CDS encoding LmeA family phospholipid-binding protein, with translation MRTATPRAPRTGDGPATGRRTAAGRRTAGRRRRVLVVAGLLVPVVLAGGAGLGEAAARRVLHDRVLAAAPALGDGATVGAGGDPVLWDVARRRIPHLEIGSDEARYGRLPRISVRARLDDVRLGGTTRVGGSRVEVTVPLASVGAAVQAAVPTVAVGAVTADPASGEIEVALGRGGLGKVTMRPVITDGRVSLPVTSATVLGRPVAPENLSRFGGLGAGQADGRATGPANRLGLTADTLRLQPDALHITLTGGPATLPDS, from the coding sequence GTGAGGACGGCGACACCGAGGGCACCGCGTACCGGGGACGGCCCCGCCACCGGGCGGCGGACAGCGGCCGGGCGGCGCACGGCGGGCCGGCGGCGCCGGGTCCTGGTGGTCGCCGGGCTCCTGGTGCCGGTGGTGCTGGCGGGCGGCGCGGGCCTCGGGGAGGCGGCGGCCCGCCGGGTGCTCCACGACCGGGTGCTCGCGGCGGCCCCGGCGCTCGGTGACGGTGCCACGGTCGGCGCGGGCGGCGACCCGGTGCTGTGGGACGTGGCCCGGCGCCGGATCCCCCACCTGGAGATCGGCAGTGACGAGGCCCGGTACGGCCGACTGCCGAGGATCTCGGTCCGGGCGCGGCTGGACGACGTCCGGCTCGGCGGGACGACCCGGGTGGGCGGCAGCCGGGTGGAGGTCACCGTGCCGCTGGCCTCCGTCGGCGCGGCGGTGCAGGCGGCGGTGCCCACGGTCGCGGTCGGCGCGGTGACCGCCGACCCCGCCTCCGGGGAGATCGAGGTCGCACTCGGCCGGGGCGGGCTGGGGAAGGTGACGATGCGTCCGGTGATCACCGACGGCCGGGTCTCCCTGCCGGTCACCTCGGCCACGGTCCTGGGCCGGCCGGTCGCACCCGAGAACCTCAGCCGGTTCGGCGGCCTCGGCGCCGGCCAGGCGGACGGCCGGGCCACCGGCCCGGCGAACCGCCTCGGCCTCACCGCCGACACCCTCCGCCTCCAGCCGGACGCCCTCCACATCACCCTGACCGGCGGCCCCGCCACCCTGCCGGACAGCTGA
- a CDS encoding MMPL family transporter codes for MNSEPEYPGRAAAPPGLLHRTGRWCARHAWRVLALWAVLLAAVGVADARWGGTFADSFSLPGTRAATGADLLAAHGVPGGAGVAAPVVLHTDQGPLADHRGGVEAAVAGLAGLPRVLAVADPFATPGAVSADGRTATVTVRYDGNPAAFDRGYLAGVDGAVAPLRAEGVAVEYGSPLGQLASAGSADRISEAIGLGVAVLVLLVGFGSVAATGLPLLTAVVGLAVGLGSLGLLAAVVDFGQAAPTLAAMMGLGVGIDYALFLTTRHRALLGEGLEPPEAVGRAVATSGRAVIVAAVTVAMALAGLYASGVGFIGSLGAAAALTVLVSAGASLTLAPALLGLLGHRIDRLWVRRPVAEPTGGADLWHRWAALVGRRPWVFLTGGLLLLALLTVPVGSLRLGHLDAGAQPADSTARRAHDLLDGAFGPGANGPLTVVTQLDSGRIADPARRDALAAGLRERLAAEPGVATVSVPVPSPDGALLVATVTPATAPQDGATADLVHALQDTVLPQALAGTGATGYLTGPTAAGQAFTDTLSARLPLIIGVVVAASFGLLLTVFRSLLVAVKAAVLNLLSITASYGIVVAVFQWGWGAPLLGVTERVPVESYVPMMMFAIVFGLSMDYEVFLLSRIREGWLRDGDNRRAVATGLAATARVITCAAVIMTSVFLAFMLSGNVVVKMLALGLGVSVVIDATVVRLLLVPSTMYLFGRANWWLPGWLDRLLPHLDPEGRDERPDRADQAEQVDRADGALPEVVR; via the coding sequence ATGAACTCCGAACCCGAGTACCCCGGCCGGGCGGCCGCACCGCCCGGCCTGCTGCACCGCACGGGCCGCTGGTGCGCCCGGCACGCCTGGCGGGTGCTGGCCCTGTGGGCCGTGCTGCTGGCCGCCGTGGGCGTGGCGGACGCCCGCTGGGGCGGCACCTTCGCGGACAGCTTCTCGCTGCCCGGCACCCGGGCGGCCACCGGGGCCGACCTGCTGGCGGCGCACGGCGTGCCCGGCGGCGCGGGGGTGGCCGCGCCGGTGGTGCTGCACACCGATCAGGGGCCGCTGGCCGACCACCGCGGCGGGGTGGAGGCGGCCGTGGCGGGCCTGGCCGGTCTGCCGCGGGTGCTGGCGGTGGCGGATCCGTTCGCCACGCCTGGCGCGGTGTCGGCGGACGGGCGGACCGCGACGGTCACCGTCCGCTACGACGGGAACCCGGCCGCCTTCGACCGTGGCTACCTGGCCGGGGTCGACGGCGCGGTGGCGCCGCTGCGCGCCGAGGGCGTGGCGGTGGAGTACGGCAGTCCGCTGGGGCAGCTGGCCTCGGCGGGGTCGGCGGACCGGATCTCGGAGGCGATCGGCCTGGGGGTGGCGGTGCTGGTGCTGCTGGTCGGCTTCGGCAGCGTGGCGGCGACCGGGCTGCCATTGCTGACGGCGGTCGTGGGGCTGGCGGTGGGCCTGGGCTCCCTCGGGCTGCTCGCGGCGGTGGTGGACTTCGGGCAGGCGGCGCCGACGCTGGCCGCGATGATGGGCCTGGGTGTGGGCATCGACTACGCGCTGTTCCTCACCACCCGCCACCGGGCGCTGCTGGGCGAGGGGTTGGAGCCGCCGGAGGCGGTCGGGCGCGCGGTGGCCACCAGCGGCCGGGCGGTGATCGTCGCGGCGGTGACGGTGGCCATGGCGCTGGCCGGGCTGTACGCCTCCGGGGTGGGGTTCATCGGGTCGCTGGGCGCGGCCGCGGCGCTGACCGTCCTGGTCTCGGCCGGTGCCTCGCTGACCCTCGCGCCGGCGCTGCTGGGGCTGCTCGGCCACCGGATCGACCGGCTGTGGGTGCGGCGGCCGGTGGCGGAGCCGACCGGCGGCGCGGACCTGTGGCACCGCTGGGCGGCCCTGGTGGGCCGCCGTCCGTGGGTGTTCCTCACCGGCGGCCTGCTGCTGCTCGCGCTGCTGACCGTGCCGGTCGGCTCGCTGCGGCTGGGTCACCTGGACGCCGGGGCGCAGCCCGCCGACAGCACCGCCCGCCGGGCGCACGACCTGCTGGACGGCGCCTTCGGTCCGGGCGCCAACGGGCCGCTCACCGTGGTGACGCAGCTCGACAGCGGACGGATCGCCGACCCGGCCCGGCGTGACGCCCTCGCCGCCGGGCTGCGGGAGCGGCTCGCCGCCGAACCGGGCGTCGCCACCGTGTCCGTGCCCGTCCCCAGCCCGGACGGGGCGCTGCTGGTCGCCACGGTCACCCCGGCGACCGCCCCGCAGGACGGCGCGACCGCCGACCTCGTCCACGCCCTGCAGGACACCGTCCTGCCGCAGGCGCTGGCCGGCACCGGCGCCACCGGGTACCTGACCGGGCCGACCGCCGCCGGCCAGGCGTTCACCGATACGCTCTCCGCCCGGCTGCCCCTGATCATCGGCGTGGTGGTGGCGGCCTCGTTCGGGCTGCTGCTCACCGTCTTCCGCAGCCTGCTGGTCGCGGTGAAGGCCGCCGTGCTCAACCTGCTGTCCATCACCGCCTCGTACGGCATCGTGGTGGCCGTGTTCCAGTGGGGCTGGGGGGCGCCGCTGCTGGGCGTGACCGAGCGGGTGCCGGTCGAGTCGTACGTGCCGATGATGATGTTCGCCATCGTCTTCGGGCTGTCGATGGACTACGAGGTGTTCCTGCTGTCCCGGATCCGGGAGGGGTGGCTGCGGGACGGGGACAACCGGCGGGCCGTCGCCACCGGGCTCGCCGCCACGGCCCGGGTGATCACCTGCGCGGCGGTGATCATGACCAGCGTCTTCCTCGCCTTCATGCTGTCGGGGAACGTGGTGGTCAAGATGCTGGCGCTCGGGCTGGGGGTCAGCGTGGTGATCGACGCCACGGTGGTCCGGCTGCTGCTGGTGCCCTCGACCATGTACCTCTTCGGCCGGGCCAACTGGTGGCTCCCGGGCTGGCTGGACCGGCTGCTGCCGCACCTCGATCCGGAGGGCCGGGACGAGCGGCCGGACCGGGCGGACCAGGCGGAGCAGGTGGACCGGGCGGACGGCGCGCTCCCGGAGGTGGTCCGGTGA
- a CDS encoding response regulator transcription factor produces the protein MTDSRGLVLIVEDERHIADVQRLYLTREGFGVHVETDGTAGLAAARRMSPAAIVLDIGLPGLDGIAFCRALREADDWTPVLLVTARGEEADRILGLELGADDYLTKPFSPRELVARVKTVLRRAYGPPTRAAGTLGRISLDPATRTVRRDGAPVDLTATEFNLLAHLLRHPGQVFTREQLLAQVWGYARYRDTRMVDVFVSQLRAKLGEASCIRTVRGVGYSAAAEQGLDGSPDGSSERSSDRGR, from the coding sequence ATGACCGACTCCAGGGGCCTGGTGCTGATCGTCGAGGACGAGCGGCACATCGCCGACGTCCAGCGCCTCTACCTCACCCGCGAGGGCTTCGGCGTGCACGTGGAGACCGACGGCACCGCCGGACTCGCCGCCGCCCGCCGGATGAGCCCGGCCGCCATCGTGCTCGACATCGGCCTCCCCGGCCTCGACGGCATCGCCTTCTGCCGGGCCCTGCGCGAGGCCGACGACTGGACGCCCGTCCTGCTGGTCACCGCCCGCGGCGAGGAGGCCGACCGGATCCTCGGCCTGGAACTCGGCGCCGACGACTACCTCACCAAACCCTTCTCGCCGCGCGAACTCGTCGCCCGCGTCAAGACCGTGCTGCGCCGCGCCTACGGCCCGCCCACCCGGGCCGCCGGCACCCTCGGCCGGATCAGCCTCGACCCCGCCACCCGGACCGTCCGCCGCGACGGCGCACCCGTCGACCTCACCGCCACCGAGTTCAACCTCCTCGCCCACCTGCTGCGCCACCCCGGCCAGGTCTTCACCCGCGAACAACTGCTCGCCCAGGTCTGGGGCTACGCCCGCTACCGGGACACCCGGATGGTCGACGTGTTCGTCTCCCAGCTGCGCGCCAAGCTGGGTGAGGCGAGCTGCATCCGCACCGTGCGCGGCGTCGGGTACAGCGCCGCGGCGGAGCAGGGCCTGGACGGCAGCCCGGACGGCAGCTCGGAACGCAGCTCGGACCGCGGCCGGTGA
- a CDS encoding sensor histidine kinase, producing the protein MSGRPSRRGSLARSLVLLTTAVAALAVALTGLIAWQTAADGAEQREREALARQATGLSRLPGLSELVFDRAQELSGPNGVQLAVISPDGAVRGTATPAVDTASKAALLAGRPVSTGGLLGGEQVLLVGRPDVRGGAIVLTEPYAVVAHNTDRIRRNTLLPLITGMLGAALAGALLARRIARPLGAAADAAHRLAEGERGVPAPADGPREAAEIGRALTVLDTALTRSEDRQRQFLLSVSHELRTPLTALQGYAEALADGLIEEDRLPEVGRTLAEETRRLDRFLGDLLALARLEAEDFRLDTAATDLAAVAAEAAAFWTDPCGRAGIDLRLDRPAGPVTADTDAFRVRQLLDGLIGNALRATPGGGTVVLAVRAGAGGGAELQVRDSGPGLDEEDVRVAFDSGALHQRYRATRPVGSGLGLAIAHRLTGRLGGTVTVRGHGPEGGAAFTVTLPPAAG; encoded by the coding sequence GTGAGCGGCCGTCCGTCCCGGCGCGGCTCCCTCGCCCGCAGCCTGGTCCTGCTGACCACCGCCGTCGCCGCCCTCGCCGTCGCCCTCACCGGCCTGATCGCCTGGCAGACCGCCGCCGACGGCGCCGAACAGCGCGAACGGGAGGCGCTCGCCCGCCAGGCCACCGGCCTCAGCCGACTGCCCGGCCTGTCCGAGCTGGTCTTCGACCGGGCCCAGGAGCTGTCCGGGCCCAACGGCGTCCAACTGGCCGTGATCAGCCCCGACGGCGCCGTCCGCGGCACCGCCACCCCGGCCGTCGACACCGCCTCCAAGGCCGCCCTGCTGGCCGGCCGTCCGGTCTCCACCGGCGGACTCCTCGGCGGCGAACAGGTGCTCCTGGTCGGCCGGCCCGACGTCCGCGGCGGCGCGATCGTCCTCACCGAGCCGTACGCCGTGGTCGCCCACAACACCGACCGGATCCGCCGCAACACCCTGCTGCCGCTGATCACCGGCATGCTCGGCGCCGCCCTCGCCGGCGCCCTGCTGGCCCGCCGGATCGCCCGTCCGCTCGGCGCGGCCGCCGACGCCGCGCACCGCCTCGCCGAGGGCGAACGCGGCGTCCCGGCCCCCGCCGACGGCCCGCGCGAGGCCGCCGAGATCGGCCGGGCCCTCACCGTCCTCGACACCGCGCTCACCCGCAGCGAGGACCGGCAGCGGCAGTTCCTGCTCTCCGTCTCGCACGAGCTGCGCACCCCGCTCACCGCCCTGCAGGGATACGCCGAGGCGCTGGCCGACGGATTGATCGAGGAGGACCGGCTGCCGGAGGTCGGCCGCACCCTCGCCGAGGAGACCCGCCGACTCGACCGCTTCCTCGGCGACCTGCTCGCCCTGGCCCGGCTGGAGGCCGAGGACTTCCGCCTGGACACCGCCGCCACCGACCTCGCCGCGGTCGCGGCGGAGGCCGCCGCCTTCTGGACCGATCCCTGCGGGCGGGCCGGCATCGACCTCCGGCTGGACCGTCCGGCCGGTCCGGTGACCGCGGACACCGACGCCTTCCGGGTCCGGCAACTGCTCGACGGGCTGATCGGGAACGCGCTGCGGGCCACGCCCGGCGGAGGGACGGTGGTGCTCGCCGTCCGGGCCGGCGCCGGGGGCGGAGCCGAACTCCAGGTCCGCGACAGCGGTCCGGGACTCGACGAGGAGGACGTCCGCGTCGCCTTCGACAGCGGCGCCCTGCACCAGCGCTACCGGGCCACCCGCCCGGTCGGCAGCGGTCTCGGCCTCGCCATCGCCCACCGCCTCACCGGCCGCCTCGGCGGCACCGTCACCGTCCGCGGCCACGGCCCCGAGGGCGGCGCGGCCTTCACGGTCACCCTCCCGCCGGCGGCGGGCTGA
- a CDS encoding NUDIX hydrolase has product MELTKRWTSRVLLVDAEDRLLLLCGRDPRRPGARWWFTVGGGVEAGEDHARAAVRELREETGLTLPEERLGPVVWTRRAVFSVDGRGFDQHEEYRFVRVGPSEVRAMAVDTEEARYGHRWWRVAELATTAETVRPKRMAALLPGVLATGGREPDGGPLHLGDVNEDTDPE; this is encoded by the coding sequence ATGGAGTTGACGAAGCGGTGGACCTCCCGGGTGCTGCTGGTGGATGCGGAGGACCGGCTGCTCCTCCTGTGCGGGCGTGATCCGCGGAGGCCGGGGGCGCGGTGGTGGTTCACGGTCGGCGGCGGGGTGGAGGCCGGTGAGGACCACGCCCGGGCCGCGGTGCGGGAGCTGCGGGAGGAGACGGGTCTGACGCTGCCCGAGGAGCGGTTGGGTCCGGTGGTGTGGACCCGGCGCGCGGTGTTCAGCGTGGACGGTCGGGGCTTCGACCAGCACGAGGAGTACCGGTTCGTCCGGGTGGGGCCCTCGGAGGTCCGGGCGATGGCGGTCGATACCGAGGAGGCCCGCTACGGGCACCGCTGGTGGCGGGTCGCGGAGTTGGCGACCACGGCGGAGACCGTCCGGCCCAAGCGGATGGCCGCCCTGCTGCCCGGGGTGCTGGCCACCGGCGGGCGGGAGCCGGACGGCGGTCCGCTGCACCTCGGCGACGTGAACGAGGACACCGACCCGGAGTAG
- a CDS encoding 1-aminocyclopropane-1-carboxylate deaminase/D-cysteine desulfhydrase: MRRPLLHERCPGLAGSLPYFALGRGPSPVRELAGLGGRAPLWVKDESGYGDGGWGGNKVRKLEWLLPEARRRGARTLLTVGGLGTNWGLAAARYGREQGLRVALALIDHPVDAHTRAQLDRLRASGATLHFLHTKPRLVAALPWLLARHSSPHGRFLPYVLPAGGSSPLGTLGAVETALELAGQVAAGQLPEPAWLVTAVGSGGTSAGLALGLRIAGLRTRVLGIVVNDTLRLDTPALLRLARRSETLLRRRGADLPPLALGPRDLPTERSWLGPGYAHPTPEADTALARAAEAGLPLERTYTAKALAALLALDAAGRFGDGPVLFLNTHGPR; encoded by the coding sequence ATGAGGCGTCCGCTGCTGCACGAGCGCTGCCCCGGCCTGGCGGGGTCGCTGCCGTACTTTGCGCTGGGCCGGGGGCCCTCGCCCGTACGGGAGTTGGCGGGGCTCGGCGGGCGGGCGCCGCTGTGGGTGAAGGACGAGAGCGGCTACGGGGACGGCGGGTGGGGCGGCAACAAGGTCCGCAAGCTGGAGTGGCTGCTGCCGGAGGCCCGCCGCCGTGGGGCGCGGACCCTGCTCACCGTCGGCGGGCTCGGCACCAACTGGGGCCTGGCGGCTGCCCGTTACGGCCGGGAGCAGGGCCTTCGGGTGGCCCTCGCGCTGATCGACCACCCGGTGGACGCGCACACCCGCGCGCAGCTGGACCGCCTGCGGGCCTCCGGCGCCACCCTGCACTTCCTGCACACCAAGCCGCGGCTGGTGGCCGCGTTGCCCTGGCTGCTCGCCCGGCACAGCTCCCCGCACGGCCGGTTCCTGCCGTACGTGCTCCCGGCGGGCGGGTCCTCGCCGCTGGGCACGCTCGGGGCCGTGGAGACCGCGCTGGAACTGGCCGGGCAGGTGGCGGCCGGGCAACTGCCGGAACCCGCCTGGCTGGTGACGGCCGTCGGATCGGGCGGGACGTCCGCCGGGCTCGCGCTCGGCCTGCGGATCGCCGGCCTGCGCACCCGCGTGCTGGGCATCGTCGTCAACGACACCCTGCGGCTGGACACCCCCGCCCTCCTCCGCCTGGCCCGCCGCTCGGAGACCCTCCTCCGCCGCCGCGGCGCCGACCTCCCACCCCTCGCCCTCGGCCCCCGGGACCTGCCCACCGAGCGCAGCTGGCTCGGCCCGGGCTACGCCCACCCGACCCCCGAGGCCGACACCGCCCTGGCCCGCGCCGCCGAGGCGGGCCTGCCGCTGGAACGCACCTACACCGCCAAGGCCCTGGCCGCCCTCCTCGCCCTCGACGCGGCGGGGCGCTTCGGCGACGGCCCGGTGCTCTTCCTCAACACCCACGGGCCCCGCTGA
- a CDS encoding DNA alkylation repair protein, whose product MTPRHTAPDEDRDLAALTTALPALGTPERAERERAYLRSDLRHLGVPVPALRRAVTGWYRGLGPVGHDRALRLSARLWDEPVYEHRWAAVELLRLAVADLEVADLPVVESMVRRARTWALVDTLAVHVAGAVVLRSPAEGSPVLDRWLADGDFWVRRTALLALLPGIRAGTPDLARVDRYGRATVAEREFFVRKALGWVLRELSRGEPAFVRTWVDTHRAAMSGTTLREALRHLPATDAATDPAGTAASR is encoded by the coding sequence ATGACCCCGCGCCACACCGCGCCGGACGAGGACCGCGACCTCGCCGCGCTCACCACCGCCCTCCCCGCCCTTGGCACCCCCGAGCGCGCCGAGCGGGAGCGCGCCTACCTGCGCAGCGACCTCCGCCACCTCGGCGTCCCGGTCCCGGCGCTGCGGCGGGCCGTGACCGGCTGGTACCGCGGGCTGGGGCCGGTCGGCCACGACCGGGCGCTCCGGCTCTCGGCGCGGCTGTGGGACGAGCCGGTGTACGAGCACCGCTGGGCGGCGGTGGAGCTGCTGCGGCTGGCCGTCGCGGACCTGGAGGTCGCCGATCTGCCGGTGGTCGAGTCGATGGTGCGCCGGGCCCGGACCTGGGCGCTGGTGGACACCCTGGCCGTCCACGTCGCCGGGGCCGTCGTCCTCCGCAGCCCGGCGGAGGGCTCCCCGGTGCTCGACCGCTGGCTGGCGGACGGCGACTTCTGGGTGCGCCGCACGGCCCTGCTCGCCCTGCTGCCGGGGATCCGCGCCGGCACGCCGGACCTCGCCCGCGTCGACCGCTACGGCCGGGCCACGGTGGCCGAACGGGAGTTCTTCGTCCGCAAGGCCCTCGGCTGGGTCCTGCGCGAACTCTCGCGAGGCGAGCCGGCGTTCGTCCGCACCTGGGTCGACACCCACCGCGCCGCGATGTCCGGCACCACCCTCCGCGAGGCCCTCCGCCACCTCCCCGCCACCGACGCCGCCACCGACCCGGCCGGCACAGCGGCGAGCAGGTGA